The following coding sequences are from one Pongo abelii isolate AG06213 chromosome 3, NHGRI_mPonAbe1-v2.0_pri, whole genome shotgun sequence window:
- the CCNA2 gene encoding cyclin-A2, translating into MLGNSAPGPATREAGSALLALQQTALQEDQENINPEKAAPVQQPRTRAALAVLKAGNPRGLAQQQRPKTRRVAPLKDLPVNDEHVTVPPWKANSKQPAFTIHVDEAEKETQKKPAESQKTEREDALAFNSAISLPGPRKPLVPLDYPMDGSFESPHTMDMSIVLEDEKPVSVNEVPDYHEDIHTYLREMEVKCKPKVGYMKKQPDITNSMRAILVDWLVEVGEEYKLQNETLHLAVNYIDRFLSSMSVLRGKLQLVGTAAMLLASKFEEIYPPEVAEFVYITDDTYTKKQVLRMEHLVLKVLTFDLAAPTVNQFLTQYFLHQQPANCKVESLAMFLGELSLIDADPYLKYLPSVIAGAAFHLALYTVTGQSWPESLIRKTGYTLESLKPCLMDLHQTYLKAPQHAQQSIREKYKNSKYHGVSLLNPPETLNL; encoded by the exons ATGTTGGGCAACTCCGCGCCGGGGCCTGCGACCCGCGAGGCGGGCTCGGCGCTGCTAGCATTGCAGCAGACGGCGCTCCAAGAGGACCAGGAGAATATCAACCCGGAAAAGGCAGCGCCCGTCCAGCAACCGCGGACCCGGGCCGCGCTGGCGGTACTGAAGGCCGGGAACCCGCGGGGTCTAGCGCAGCAGCAGAGGCCGAAGACGAGACGG gttgCACCCCTTAAGGATCTTCCTGTAAATGATGAGCATGTCACCGTTCCTCCTTGGAAAGCAAACAGTAAACAGCCTGCGTTCACCATTCATGTGGatgaagcagaaaaagagactCAGAAGAAGCCAGCTGAATCTCAAAAAACAGAGCGTGAAGATGCCCTGGCTTTTAATTCAGCCATTAGTTTACCTGGACCCAGAAAACCATTGGTCCCTCTTGATTATCCAATGGATGGTAGTTTTG AGTCACCACATACTATGGACATGTCAATTGTATTAGAAGATGAAAAGCCAGTGAGTGTTAATGAAGTACCAGACTACCATGAGGATATTCACACATACCTTAGGGAAATGGAG GTTAAATGTAAACCTAAAGTGGGTTACATGAAGAAACAGCCAGACATCACTAACAGTATGAGAGCTATCCTTGTGGACTGGTTAGTTGAAGTAGGAGAAGAATATAAactacagaatgagaccctgcatTTGGCTGTGAACTACATTGATAGGTTCCTTTCTTCCATGTCAGTGCTGAGAGGAAAGCTTCAGCTTGTGGGCACTGCTGCTATGCTGTTAGCCTC AAAGTTTGAAGAAATATACCCCCCAGAAGTAGCAGAGTTTGTGTACATTACAGATGATACCTACACCAAGAAACAAGTTCTGAGAATGGAGCATCTAGTTTTGAAAGTCCTTACTTTTGACTTAGCTGCTCCAACAGTAAATCAGTTTCTTACCCAATACTTTCTGCATCAGCAGCCTGCAAACTGCAAAGTTGAAAGTTTAGCAATG TTTTTGGGAGAATTAAGTTTGATAGATGCTGACCCATACCTAAAGTATTTGCCATCAGTTATTGCTGGAGCTGCCTTTCATTTAGCACTCTACACGGTCACGGGACAAAGCTGG CCTGAATCATTAATACGAAAGACTGGATATACCCTGGAAAGTCTTAAGCCTTGTCTCATGGACCTTCACCAGACCTACCTCAAAGCACCACAGCATGCACAACAGTCAATaagagaaaagtacaaaaattcaaA GTATCATGGTGTTTCTCTCCTCAACCCACCAGAGACACTAAATCTGTAA
- the EXOSC9 gene encoding exosome complex component RRP45, with the protein MKETPLSNCERRFLLRAIEEKKRLDGRQTYDYRNIRISFGTDYGCCIVELGKTRVLGQVSCELVSPKLNRATEGILFFNLELSQMAAPAFEPGRQSDLLVKLNRLLERCLRNSKCIDTESLCVVAGEKVWQIRVDLHLLNHDGNIIDAASIAAIVALCHFRRPDVSVQGDEVTLYTPEERDPVPLSIHHMPICVSFAFFQQGTYLLVDPNEREECVMDGLLVIAMNKHREICTIQSSGGIMLLKDQVLRCSKIAGVKVAEITELILKALENDQKVRKEGGKFGFAESIANQRITAFKMEKAPIDTSDVEEKAEEIIAEAEPPSEVVSTPVLWTPGTAQIGEGVENSWGDLEDSEKEDDEGGGDEAIILDSIKMDTGVEVSDIGSQDAPIILSDSEEEEMIILEPDKNPKKIRTQTTSAKQEKAPSKKPVKRRKKKRAAN; encoded by the exons ATGAAGGAAACGCCACTCTCAAACTGCGAACGCCGCTTCCTACTCCGTGCCATCGAAGAGAAGAAG CGGCTGGATGGCAGACAAACCTATGATTATAGGAACATCAGGATCTCATTTGGAACAGATTACGGATGCTGCATTGTGGAACTTGGAAAAACAAG AGTTCTTGGACAGGTTTCCTGTGAACTTGTGTCTCCAAAACTCAATCGGGCAACagaaggtattcttttttttaaccttgaaCTCTCTCAGATGGCTGCTCCAGCTTTCGAACCTGGCAG GCAGTCAGATCTCTTGGTGAAGTTGAATCGACTCTTGGAAAGATGTCTAAGAAATTCGAAGTGTATAGACACTGAATCTCTCTGTGTTGTTGCTGGTGAAAAG GTTTGGCAAATACGTGTAGACCTACATTTATTAAATCATGATGGAAATATTATTGATGCTGCCAGCATTGCTGCAATCGTGGCCTTATGTCATTTCCGAAGACCTGATGTCTCTGTCCAAGGAGATGAAGTAACACTG tatACACCTGAAGAGCGTGATCCTGTACCATTAAGTATCCACCACATGCCCATTTGTGTCAGTTTTGCCTTTTTCCAGCAAGG AACATATTTATTGGTGGATCCCAATGAACGAGAAGAATGTGTGATGGATGGCTTGCTGGTGATTGCCATGAACAAACATCGAGAGATTTGTACTATCCAGTCCAGTGGTGGGATAATGCTACTAAAAGATCAA GTTCTGAGATGCAGTAAAATCGCTGGTGTGAAAGTAGCAGAAATTACAGAGCTAATATTGAAAGCTTTGGAGAATGACCAAAAAGTAAG GAAAGAAGGTGGAAAGTTTGGTTTTGCAGAGTCTATAGCAAATCAGAGGATCACagcatttaaaatggaaaaggcCCCTATTGATACCTCGGACgtagaagaaaaagcagaagaaatcaTTGCTGAAGCAGAACCTCCTTCAGAAGT TGTTTCTACACCTGTGCTATGGACTCCTGGAACTGCCCAAATTGGAGAGGGAGTAGAAAACTCCTGGGGTGATCTTGAAGACTCTGAGAAGGAAGATGATGAAGGCGGCGGTGATGAAGCTATCATTCTTGATAGTATAAAAATGGACACTGGAGTAGAAGTCTCTGATATTGGAAGCCAAG atgctCCCATAATACTCTCAGATagtgaagaagaagaaatgatcaTTTTGGAACCAGACAAGAATCCAAAGAAAATAAG AACACAGACCACCAGtgcaaaacaagaaaaagcacCAAGTAAAAAGccagtgaaaagaagaaaaaagaagagagctgCCAATTAA